The DNA sequence ACGAATTCCTCGAGATGATAACGCCTATAGAAGAGGGTGTGGCCGACGTTGTATACGGCTCCAGGCTTTCCGGCGGAAGGCCGCAGAGGGTCCATATGTTCTGGCACAAATTAGGCAACTGCCTGTTAACGTTCGTCGCGAACCTTCTATATAACTCGACGCTTTCCGACATGGAAACGTGTTATAAGATGTTCAGGGCGGATATCCTGACCGGCATACAGATAAGGTCCAACGGTTTTTCGGTCGAGCCCGAACTGACGGCCAAGATCCTGAAGAACAAGAAACTGCGCGTCTATGAGATACCTATATCCTATTACGGCAGGAGTTATGCCGAAGGCAAGAAGATAACCTGGAAACACGGCATAAGCGCCCTTGCGGCTATACTAAAATACAGGATGATGGATTGATGAAAGCGCGAAAAATGAGAAAAGCCGTATTTATCGACAGGGACGGTGTTATAAACAGGGATCCCGGAGGGTGGACGGAGCACAGCTATGTTACGAAATGGGACGATTTCTATTTCCTGCCGGAGGCGAAGGACGCCATAAAGAGGCTGACCGATAAAGGTTACGATATTGTAGTGGTATCAAACCAGGCCGGCGTGAGTAAAGGTTATTACACTGTCCGCGCGCTTAACAACATCAATGCGAAGATGCTTAAAGAGATAAAGAAGGCAGGCGGCAGGATAACTAAAGTGTACTACTGCATACATAAGGATGAGGACGGGTGCGGGTGCAGGAAGCCTAATACAGGCATGTTGGATCAAGCTGAAAGAGAGCTGGACGTCGATGTGGCGGGGTCGTATTTTATCGGCGACGGGAAGGTCGATGTAGAGGCCGGCTCGAAGGCCGGGATGAAGACTGTCCTGGTATTGAGCGGCAAGACCACCCTCGAGGCGGCTGCCGGGTGGGACATCAAACCCGACCATATTTTTGCCGACCTGTCGGAAGCGGTTGATTTTATCGTGGCAGCCAAAAAGAAGAGGGAGTGAGAAAATGGCGAAAAAGATATTGATATGCTACGCTACGGCCGGCATCGGCCATAAAAAGGCCGCGTTGGCTGTCGAGGCCGCGTTCAAAGAGTTGTCGCCGGAAGGGGTGGAATTTTCAATAATAGATTCCCTGGATTATACCAATCCCTTTTTTAAATGGATATACCTGAAAGTATATCTTTTGATGGTGAATAAGTTCCCTCTGCTGTGGGGACTTTTATACTACCTGACCGATAACTTCTACGTTAACCTTATTGTGGCCCCGATGAGGAGGTTCAATAACTGGCTTAATTCCGGAAAGTTATCCAAGTTTCTTATCGAAATGAAACCCGACGTGGTAATATCGACGCATTTTTTCGGAAGCGAGGTAATAGCCGACATGAAACGGCGCGGCGCGATGGGCTCGCGTCTAGTGTCCATAGTAACGGACTACAGGCTGCATTCGTGGTGGGTGTCGGGCTTTGTAGATACGTATATTGTGGCCGGAGAGGATGCCGTAGAAGATCTCCTGAAGTGGAAGACGCCTCAGT is a window from the Candidatus Omnitrophota bacterium genome containing:
- a CDS encoding glycosyltransferase family 2 protein, whose amino-acid sequence is MEKKALSVVMPVFNEKETILKIIEKVLKLDIVKELIVVDDLSTDGTRDLLKNAKFDARVRIFYHDRNQGKGAALRTGFKQVTGDVVVVQDADLEYDPNEFLEMITPIEEGVADVVYGSRLSGGRPQRVHMFWHKLGNCLLTFVANLLYNSTLSDMETCYKMFRADILTGIQIRSNGFSVEPELTAKILKNKKLRVYEIPISYYGRSYAEGKKITWKHGISALAAILKYRMMD
- the gmhB gene encoding D-glycero-beta-D-manno-heptose 1,7-bisphosphate 7-phosphatase gives rise to the protein MKARKMRKAVFIDRDGVINRDPGGWTEHSYVTKWDDFYFLPEAKDAIKRLTDKGYDIVVVSNQAGVSKGYYTVRALNNINAKMLKEIKKAGGRITKVYYCIHKDEDGCGCRKPNTGMLDQAERELDVDVAGSYFIGDGKVDVEAGSKAGMKTVLVLSGKTTLEAAAGWDIKPDHIFADLSEAVDFIVAAKKKRE